From the genome of Methylocystis heyeri:
CACGATGGACGTTAGCACCCACCGTGTGTCTCCCGCATATTGCTTCCAGGTATTCGGAGTTTGGTTAGGTTTGGTAAGTCTGTGGGACCCCCTAGCCCATCCAGTGCTCTACCCCCTGGAGCATTCATGCGAGGCGCTACCTAAATAGCTTTCGCGGAGAACCAGCTATTTCCGAGTTTGGTTGGCCTTTCACCCCTAACCACAAGTCATCCGAGTCTATTTCAACAGACACCGGTTCGGTCCTCCAGCAAGTGTTACCTTGCCTTCAACCTGCTCATGGCTAGATCACTCGGTTTCGGGTCTATTGCTACGAACTCGACGCCCTATTCAGACTCGCTTTCGCTGCGCCTACGCCTACCGGCTTAAGCTTGCTCGCAACAATAAGTCGCTGACCCATTATACAAAAGGTACGCAGTCACCCAGGACGAACCTTGGGCTCCTACTGTTTGTAGGTATCCGGTTTCAGGAACTGTTTCACTCCCCTCGTCGGGGTGCTTTTCACCTTTCCCTCACGGTACTTGTTCGCTATCGGTCGCTGAGGAGTACTTAGGCTTGGAGAGTGGTCTCCCCATATTCAGACAGGATTGCACGTGTCCCGCCCTACTCATATCTTGCAGTCTTCGAAATCCGTACGGGGCTATCACCCACTATGGCCCGGCTTTCCAGCCGGTTCCAGTTGGAATACTGCAAGCATTGGCCTGGTCCGCGTTCGCTCGCCACTACTAACGGAGTCTCGTTGATGTCCTTTCCTCCGGGTACTTAGATGTTTCAGTTCCCCGGGTTCGCTTTTGCATCCTATCTTTTCAGATGCAAATACCTTCTCATGATCTCTGTTAGTCCGAAGACATGTTGCTTGCGCTGCAAGCAGCGCATCCCTCGCATGAGCTCGGCGTCGCTTCGCTCCCAGCAAAACCTCAAGGTTTTGCCGGGAAACAGGTCCTAACGCCGCTCGCGCGTCGCAAGAACCACAGCCCGCCGTTCCTGAAAGGAACATCATGAAAAACCGTTTCCGTTTGTGCACGGCTCGGTTTTCTTCGGAATAACAGAGATCGAAGGTGGGTTTCCCCATTCGGAAATCCGCGGATCAAAGCTTGTTCGCAGCTCCCCACGGCTTAACGCAGCGTACCACGTCCTTCATCGCCTCTCAGCGCCAAGGCATCCACCGAATACCCTTAAGGCACTTGATCGCTCTCATTATCGACGCCCTCCTGAACGCCCCTTTTCGGAAAATCGCTTCTCCGAAAGCGGCGCTCGCGTTTCGCAATCCTCGGCAGAACTGCGAACAGCGTCGTTTTGAAAGACCATTTGCTTCAAACATATCCGAGAGCTATGCGGTCTGCGCAGCCCACGCTGGTCGCTCGCTTCAAACCTTTACGGCAAAGATCGCTCTTTCCATAAAAGCCCGATGCGATCGGACATGTTTCCTCTTCACGATGACAGACAGCAAGCAAAAGCAGATCTTCGTCCGGCCCTCGGCCGCAACGAAGCGTCTCCTTCTGCAAACTTGTATAGGACGATCCACGCGCCTTTGGCGAAGCATGTTCTTTTCCAAAAACCGCTTCGCACTTTTTGGGAACACGCTCTAGCCGCGGCGATCACGCCGTCTGGTGGAGCCAGACGGGATCGAACCGACGACCTCATGCTTGCAAAGCACGCGCTCTCCCAACTGAGCTATGGCCCCAAAGCCATTCCAAGCTCTAAAGCAAAACCGAAGGTTTTGCCAGCCGCGAACGCGGCGCCGAACTCATGTGAGGGGCGCCCAGGCGTAGCGCGGGCAAGTTAAGATGGTGGGCCTGGGAAGACTTGAACTTCCGACCTCACGCTTATCAAGCGCGCGCTCTAACCAACTGAGCTACAAGCCCAAACCGATCGCTCAACCGGTTCTCGTCCAAACTCCGCGCTCTTGCGCGAACGGAGCCTCGAACGAAGCCGGGCGGCTCGTCCTATGGGGAAGAAAGAGAAACGAAGACGGCGGTCGTCCCGCCATATCGGCCTGACTGGCCGTTTGTTCCAAGAGATCCAGAAAGCGAAAAGACCACGAATGACCTTCGCTGTTGAGGATCTTCCTTAGAAAGGAGGTGATCCAGCCGCAGGTTCCCCTACGGCTACCTTGTTACGACTTCACCCCAGTCGCTGACCCTACCGTGGTCGCCTGCCTCCTTGCGGTTAGCGAAACGCCTTCGGGTAAAGCCAACTCCCATGGTGTGACGGGCGGTGTGTACAAGGCCCGGGAACGTATTCACCGCAGCGTGCTGATCTGCGATTACTAGCGATTCCACCTTCATGCACTCGAGTTGCAGAGTGCAATCCGAACTGAGACGGCTTTTTGAGATTTGCTCCAGGTCGCCCTTTCGCTTCCCTTTGTCACCGCCATTGTAGCACGTGTGTAGCCCAGCCTGTAAGGGCCATGAGGACTTGACGTCATCCCCACCTTCCTCGCGGCTTATCACCGGCAGTCCCCCTAGAGTGCCCAACTTAATGATGGCAACTAAGGGCGAGGGTTGCGCTCGTTGCGGGACTTAACCCAACATCTCACGACACGAGCTGACGACAGCCATGCAGCACCTGTGCTCCGGCCCCTTGCGGGAAGAAAGCCATCTCTGGCGATCATACCGGGCATGTCAAAAGCTGGTAAGGTTCTGCGCGTTGCTTCGAATTAAACCACATGCTCCACCGCTTGTGCGGGCCCCCGTCAATTCCTTTGAGTTTTAATCTTGCGACCGTACTCCCCAGGCGGGATGCTTAAAGCGTTAGCTGCGCCACTGAACAGCAAGCTGCCCAACGGCTAGCATCCATCGTTTACGGCGTGGACTACCAGGGTATCTAATCCTGTTTGCTCCCCACGCTTTCGCACCTCAGCGTCAGTATCGGGCCAGTGAGCCGCCTTCGCCACTGGTGTTCTTGCGAATATCTACGAATTTCACCTCTACACTCGCAGTTCCACTCACCTCTCCCGAACTCGAGACCTCCAGTATCAAAGGCAGTTCCGAGGTTGAGCCCCGGCATTTCACCCCTGACTTAAAGATCCGCCTACGTGCGCTTTACGCCCAGTAAATCCGAACAACGCTAGCCCCCTTCGTATTACCGCGGCTGCTGGCACGAAGTTAGCCGGGGCTTCTTATCCAGGTACCGTCATTATCGTCCCTGGCGAAAGAGCTTTACAACCCTAAGGCCTTCATCACTCACGCGGCATGGCTGGATCAGGCTTGCGCCCATTGTCCAATATTCCCCACTGCTGCCTCCCGTAGGAGTTTGGGCCGTGTCTCAGTCCCAATGTGGCTGATCATCCTCTCAGACCAGCTACCGATCGTCGCCTTGGTGAGCCATTACCTCACCAACTAGCTAATCGGACGCGGGCCGATCCTTCGGCGATAAATCTTTCTGCTCTCGCACTTATCCGGTATTAGCTCAAGTTTCCCTGAGTTATTCCGAACCAAAGGGTACGTTCCCACGTGTTACTCACCCGTCTGCCACTCCCCTTGCGGGGCGTTCGACTTGCATGTGTTAAGCCTGCCGCCAGCGTTCGTTCTGAGCCAGGATCAAACTCTCAAGTTGTATGAGATTTCGATGCCCGACTGGTCACTGACTTTGCGCGGCGCTGAAACCTTGCGGCCAGCGCCTCAATCGACGAGTCCCAAACACTGCCTCTCCCGCTTCACAGCGCAAAAGGCCGGTGTTTGTTACGTGACCGTCAGATAGTCTCTTTCTCGACCGCAGCTCCCCTTTCGGGTAGCTTCAGTCCGCAAGGACTTCCGCCGTCCACGTTTCTCCTTCTTCCGATTCAATTGTCAAACAGCGCGCCGGCCTTCAATCCGGCTCCCGCCCCAAAGCAGCTCGCGCCGCTTCAAAAGACAGGCCTTCGTCTCGACGATACTCAGTCGAGTTGTTCAACTTCTCTCGAAGAGACGAAGAAGCGACCGCATCCGCTGCTCGTTGGCAGCGCCGCCGTCGATGAATGCCTTATAAAAAAACCCGCCAACCCTGTCAACACGCTTTTGTGACAAAATTCCAAAAATCCCGCCCCAGACCACGAAGGATCATAATTACAGATAGTTACGATAGGAGACGAGCCGCGGTCTCTCCCTGGCCGGCCCCGGACTGGGCAGGAGCCGGATAAAACGAACCGGAAAACAAGGCCCCGACCGTCGATGACGGGCGGCGCCTTATTCCGCCCAACCCAGGGAGGCTGGAAGGGGAGCAGGGCGCCGGGCGGTTTCTGCGCCAGTCGTCGCCTTTGGGAACTGGCGTAACGGCCCACGAACGGATAAGCCGTTCCCGTCTTTTCTGGATGGCGCCCATGATCACGCTCTATTGCTTTCGCCCCGCTCCCGGCCTGCCCGATCTCAGCCCCTTCGTCGTCAAGGCGATGACGCTGCTAAAGCTCGCGGGGCTGGAATATGAGCTGAACGACAAGGGTTACGCGCGCGCTCCCAAGGGTAAGCTTCCCTATATCGACGACGAAGGGGTCATCGTCGCCGATTCGACCTTCATCCGCTGGCATATCGAAGAGACCAGCGGCTTCGACTTCGACGCGCATCTCTCGCCCGAACAGAAAGCCGCTGGCTGGGCGGTCGAAAAAATGTGCGAGGAGCACCTCTATTGGCTGATCGTCCGCGACCGCTGGATGGACGAAGCCAATTTCGAGCGGGGTCCAGGCAGGATCTTCGACCGGGTTCCCGCGCCCGCGCGGGCCCTCGTCAAGCGGATGATACGCGGCAAGGTGAAGAAAAGCCTTCATCTTCAGGGCCTGGGCAGGCACAGCGCCGAGGAGGCCGCGCGGCTCGGGGTCAGGGACATCGAGACCCTTGCGACGCTGCTCGGCGACAAGCCCTATCTCTTTGGCGAGGACCCCTGCGGAGCGGACGCCACTGTTTTCGCCTTCATCGCAGCCACGCTCTCGCCGTCCTGGGAGTCGCCGATACGCGACGCCGCCGTCGCCGCCTCCAATCTCGTCGCCTATCGCGACCGGCTCATGAACCGCTTCTTCGGCGATATGGCGTAGGTTCGTCGAGGAGCTGCGCGCGCAGGACGAAGGTCTGGCGATAGGCCAGCAGCGCTTTCTGCTCCCAATCGTCGCCGCCCAAAGAGAAATAATCGAAAGCGGCCCGGCTCGGGAAACGCCAGCTGTCAAAAAAGACGACCCGACGCGCGCCGATGCTCCGAACCGTGGTCCAATGATCCCAGGGATGGTCTATCCCTATGATGGCGGAGGTTTTTTCGCCTTTGTTCCTCGGCGCCGCATAATCCCGCAGGAAAGCGAAGAACAGTTCCGGGCTCTCGAAGCTCTTGCGCCGGGCCGGGCGGGTGAACCGCAACTCTTTGCGATGCTCGCGCCAGATCCAGTCCTTTGCGGTCGCAAGCAGCGAAGCCACGCCGCCGACTTCGGTGCCGGCATAGACGATGCGCGGAAAAAGACCGGGATTCCGGCGGCAGAGCTCCTTGAAAAGTTTCAGATCCTGAATTTCCGAATGGTCAAAAAGCAGCTTGCAGGCGTTCAGCACGGCGTAGATGGCGCACATGCCGTCGACATGACCCTGGCGTTCGGGCGCAGGAGACTTCTTCTTTCTGGTCATAGCGAAACCAAAAACCCGGCCGCACGGGACGCGCGACCGGGTTTTAAGGCTAGGACTCGTTGGCCGACCCGACAAGCGGCGGCGCAAAAAACTCGAGCTTTGCAGTTAAGCCGCGCTTAACCGACTATTTCGTTGCCCGAGAAAAACTGGGCGATTTCAACGACTGCCGTCTCGGGAGCGTCCGAACCGTGAACGGTGTTCTCGCCGACATTGAGCGCGAACTCCTTGCGGATCGTGCCTGGCGCGGCGTTGGCCGGATTGGTCGCGCCCATGACCTCGCGGTAGTGGGCGATGGCGTTTTCGCCTTCGAGCACCTGCACCACCACCGGCGCCGCGGTCATCTGCTCGACCAGCTCGCCGAAGAAGGGGCGCTCTTTATGCACGCCGTAGAAGGTCTCGGCCTGCTCGCGGGAGAGGCGGATGCGCTTCTGCGCGACGATGCGGAGCCCCGCCTTTTCGATCAGGGCGTTGACCGCGCCGGTGAGGTTGCGCCGCGTCGCATCGGGCTTGAGGATGGAGAAAGTGCGTTCGATCGCCATGGGCGCGCCGTCTCATGTGTTGGAGTTTAGGAAAACAAAGGCGCCGCGCTTATAGCGGGCGGGGGATGCAGGGGCAAGGCGGCGCGAGACAGGCGCCTCGCCTTCACGCCCAGGCCGCCGCGATGGCCAGAAAATCGTCGGCGCGCAGGCTGGCGCCGCCGACCAGCGCGCCGTCGACGTCGTCGACGCTCATCAACTCCCGCGCATTGGAGGGCTTCACCGAGCCGCCGTAGAGAATTCTGACCCCTGGGCCCTGGCCGGCTCCCAGCGCAGCCTCCAGCCGCTCCCGGGCGAAACCGTGCATCCGGGCGACGTCCTGCGGCGTCGGCGTAAGGCCGGTGCCGATGGCCCAGACCGGCTCATAGGCGAGAACGATCCGATTCGGCGCAAAGCCGGGCGGAACCGAGCCGGCGATCTGGGAGCCCACCACGTCCTCGGCCCTGCCGGCCTCGCGCTCCTGCCGGGTCTCCCCGACGCAGACGATGGGGGTCAATCCGGCGGCGAGGGCCGCCAGCGCCTTGGCCCGCACCAGCGCGTCGCTCTCGCCATGGTCGGCGCGACGCTCGCTGTGGCCTATTATGACGAAGTTCGCCCCCGCGTCCGCGAGCATGGCGGCGGAAATATCGCCGGTATGGGCCCCGCTCGGCTCGCTATGGCAATCCTGCCCGCCGAGAAAGACGCCCGCCGGCGCGGCGATCGCCGAAGCGGCGGCGAGCAGGGTCGCGGGCGGACACAGCAGCAGGTCGATTCTGGAGCGTGGCGCGCCGGCAAATCCGGCGGCGACCCGTTGGACCTCGGTCAGCGCTGCGCGCAAGCCGTTCATCTTCCAATTGCCGGCGAGCAGCGGGCGGCGGACGAATGTCATTGAAACCCCGAAAAAACGAAAGCGCGGCTGTCGAGACGATCCATAATCAAGCTCCGGTTATTTTCCAATAGCCTGCCGCCTTGCGCGCAACCGGGCGCGTCCCTTCGCGAAAGGCCGCTCACCGGCTGCGTTTGCGTTTCTTGTCGAGATCGAGCGACTTGCCGAGGATGTGCTTGTCCCTTCCGATCACATGGGCGCTGGAGCCCACGATCAGGGGGTCCGGGCCGCGGATCAGGCGATGATCCTTGTTCGGATATTCCAGCGCAGACAGAAAGTGCTGCATGCAGTTGAGCCGCGCGCGTTTCTTGTCGTCGGATTTGATCACTGCCCAGGGCGCGTCGGCGGTGTCGGTGAAGAAGAACATCGCCTCTTTGGCCTCTGTGTAGTCGTCCCATTTGTCGATCGAGGCCCGGTCTATGGGAGAGAGCTTCCACTGCTTCAGCGGATCGGTCTGCCGGGCCCTGAAGCGCCGCACCTGCTCCTCGCGGGTGACCGAGAACCAATATTTGAACAGCCTTATGCCCGAACTGACGAACATGCGTTCCAGTTCCGGGCATTGCCGCATGAAGTCGAGATATTCGTTGGGGGTGCAGAAATTCATCACCCGCTCGACGCCGGCGCGGTTGTACCAGGAGCGGTCGAAGAAGACGATTTCGCCGGCCGCCGGCAGATGCTCGACGTAGCGCTGGAAATACCACTGGGTGCGTTCGCGTTCGGAGGGCTTTTCGAGCGCCACCACGCGAGCCCCGCGCGGATTGAGATGCTCCATGAAGCGTTTGATCGTGCCGCCCTTGCCGGCGGCGTCGCGGCCCTCGAACAGAACGACGATGCGCTGGCCGGTCTCCTTCGCCCAGTTCTGGGCTTTCAGCAGCTCGACCTGCAAAGGGAGCATATGCTCGAGGTAGAATTTTTCGCCGAGGCGAGACGAATAGGGAAACTCTCCGGTTTCGAAAGCCTGACGGATGGCCTCGGAATCCGCACGCCGCATGTGGCGGCGCCGTTCGGCCTCGGGCTGGTCTTCAGGAGAGGCGGAAACCACCTCGGGGGCGGCCGCCGGCTGCCCGGCGGAAAGCGCCGACTCCGCCGCCTTATCGAGAATCTCGTTCATTTTTCCTCATGGCCTTTCAGAAACAGGAGGCCGGCGCCCGGCAAATCCGCCAAATCTCAAATTACCGCGTCAAAGGCGGCAAGTGCGCAAATCGCCGCGGACCCGGCCGAAGACGCGCGGCCGCCCCGGAAAAGCGATTTCGCCGGAAGTCCGCCCGCCCCCCGAACGCCGCCGCCCGGCGGCTGAAAGGCCGACAATCCCGGACTTGCGCGAAGGTTCCCCGTTCCGGGCCCTTCGCCAATTGCAACATAGGCCCGCCATCCCTATAGTCCCGCGCCAAAAAGGGGCGGGAGGCGCCCCATTGGTTTAAAAATCGAGGAAACGGCACATGCTCGAGGGGCTTCGCGTCGCGTCGCAAAACTGGATCGGACGCGCCATCATGGGCGTCGTCATGGGCTTCATCGTGATCAGCTTCGCGGTCTGGGGCATCGGCGACGTGTTTCGCGGCTTTTCCTCCCAGCGCCTGGTGAAGATCGGGGGCGGCGAGGTCACGGTGGAGGCGTTCCGCTCCGCCTATCAGAACGAGCTGCGCCGCCTTCAGCAACGCCTGCGCCGCGCCATCACCAATGAGGAGGCCCGGCGCGCCGGTCTCGACCAGCAGGTTCTCGACCGCCTGATCACCGATGTCGCCCTCGACCAGAGGGCGCGCAGCCTCGGCCTCGCGATCAGCGAAGAGGACACCCAGCGCCTGCTGAAGGCCGAGAAGGTCTTCCAGGGTCCCGGCGGCCAGTTCGACGCCGACCGTTTCAAGCAGATCGTGCGCGACGCCGGCTTCAGCGAACGCAGCTTCGTCAACGACCAGAAAGGCGCTTACCTGCGCAAGGAGATCACCGACGTCGTGACCGCGGGGCTGGAGCCGCCGCCCGTCATGCTGGAGGCGATCTTCCGCTTCCGCAACGAGACGCGCGCCGTCGACACGATCCTGCTGCCCCCCTCGGCGGCCGGCGCCGTGGCCCCTCCGACCGAGGACGAAATCAAGAAATATTACGCAGACCACGAGGGAGCCTTTCGCGCCCGGGAATATCGCAAACTGACCACGCTCGCGGCGACGCCGGCCGCGCTGGCCAAGCCCGCCGAAGTGGCGGATGACGAGGTCCGCAAGCTCTATGACGAGGTGAAGAGCCAGCGCTACGGCGCGCCGGAGAAGCGCGAGGTCGGACAGATCGTGTTCAAGACCGAGGCGGAGGCCAAGGACGCGCTGACGCGCCTCAAGGGCGGACTCGACTTCAGCGCACTCGCATCCGAACGCAAGCTCAATCCCAAGGACGTCGATCTCGGCCTCGTCTACGAGCGAGATTTCGGCGACCCCAAGGTCGGCGCCGCCGTATTCGCCCTTCCCGCGCCCGGCTTCGCCGGCCCGACAGCCACGCCTTTCGGTTTCGTAGTGTCCCAGATCCGCAAGATCCAGCCGGCGGTCTTCTCCAAGAGCTTCGATCAGGCCCAGAGCGAGCTGCGCAAGGAAATCGCGGCCCGCAAGGCCGCTCCCGAAGTGCGCCGCATCCACGACGCCATCGAGGATCAGCGCAGCGCCGGCAAGAGCCTCGCCGAGACCGCCAAGGCGGTGG
Proteins encoded in this window:
- the ppk2 gene encoding polyphosphate kinase 2, with the translated sequence MNEILDKAAESALSAGQPAAAPEVVSASPEDQPEAERRRHMRRADSEAIRQAFETGEFPYSSRLGEKFYLEHMLPLQVELLKAQNWAKETGQRIVVLFEGRDAAGKGGTIKRFMEHLNPRGARVVALEKPSERERTQWYFQRYVEHLPAAGEIVFFDRSWYNRAGVERVMNFCTPNEYLDFMRQCPELERMFVSSGIRLFKYWFSVTREEQVRRFRARQTDPLKQWKLSPIDRASIDKWDDYTEAKEAMFFFTDTADAPWAVIKSDDKKRARLNCMQHFLSALEYPNKDHRLIRGPDPLIVGSSAHVIGRDKHILGKSLDLDKKRKRSR
- the ndk gene encoding nucleoside-diphosphate kinase, whose translation is MAIERTFSILKPDATRRNLTGAVNALIEKAGLRIVAQKRIRLSREQAETFYGVHKERPFFGELVEQMTAAPVVVQVLEGENAIAHYREVMGATNPANAAPGTIRKEFALNVGENTVHGSDAPETAVVEIAQFFSGNEIVG
- the tpiA gene encoding triose-phosphate isomerase translates to MTFVRRPLLAGNWKMNGLRAALTEVQRVAAGFAGAPRSRIDLLLCPPATLLAAASAIAAPAGVFLGGQDCHSEPSGAHTGDISAAMLADAGANFVIIGHSERRADHGESDALVRAKALAALAAGLTPIVCVGETRQEREAGRAEDVVGSQIAGSVPPGFAPNRIVLAYEPVWAIGTGLTPTPQDVARMHGFARERLEAALGAGQGPGVRILYGGSVKPSNARELMSVDDVDGALVGGASLRADDFLAIAAAWA
- a CDS encoding glutathione S-transferase family protein, with protein sequence MITLYCFRPAPGLPDLSPFVVKAMTLLKLAGLEYELNDKGYARAPKGKLPYIDDEGVIVADSTFIRWHIEETSGFDFDAHLSPEQKAAGWAVEKMCEEHLYWLIVRDRWMDEANFERGPGRIFDRVPAPARALVKRMIRGKVKKSLHLQGLGRHSAEEAARLGVRDIETLATLLGDKPYLFGEDPCGADATVFAFIAATLSPSWESPIRDAAVAASNLVAYRDRLMNRFFGDMA
- a CDS encoding SurA N-terminal domain-containing protein, whose protein sequence is MLEGLRVASQNWIGRAIMGVVMGFIVISFAVWGIGDVFRGFSSQRLVKIGGGEVTVEAFRSAYQNELRRLQQRLRRAITNEEARRAGLDQQVLDRLITDVALDQRARSLGLAISEEDTQRLLKAEKVFQGPGGQFDADRFKQIVRDAGFSERSFVNDQKGAYLRKEITDVVTAGLEPPPVMLEAIFRFRNETRAVDTILLPPSAAGAVAPPTEDEIKKYYADHEGAFRAREYRKLTTLAATPAALAKPAEVADDEVRKLYDEVKSQRYGAPEKREVGQIVFKTEAEAKDALTRLKGGLDFSALASERKLNPKDVDLGLVYERDFGDPKVGAAVFALPAPGFAGPTATPFGFVVSQIRKIQPAVFSKSFDQAQSELRKEIAARKAAPEVRRIHDAIEDQRSAGKSLAETAKAVGVEIRELEPVDDQGRGKNGTAVADLPGGADLLKAAFASDKGVDNEAVSVRDGGYVWFEVADIEQARQQSFDEVKAQVESKMRKDAEEKALAAKANELVEQLRGGKPIDNLSGELGLQVKRVADLKRANRPDFPASTIIQFFEVPLHGAGSVAVDGGQLVFVAAESTLPKFDASSPEVLAIAEQLRPALQNDLLEQYVGGLEKAMNVQINQKALEAALGGEGEK